The following DNA comes from Methanomassiliicoccales archaeon LGM-DZ1.
ACTGGAAAGGCAACTTCCTCGAGCTGAACGCCTCCGACGACCGCGGCATCGAGGTCGTCCGCGGCAAGATAAAGGATTTCGCGAGGGTGGCCCCCCTCGAGGGCGCCTCGTTCAAGATCATCTTCCTCGACGAATCCGATTCTCTCACCACCGATGCCCAGGGGGCCCTCAGGCGCACCATGGAGAAGTACTCCCGCACCTGCCGCTTCATCCTCTCCTGCAACTACGCTTCCAAGATCATCGCCCCCATACAGTCGAGGTGCGCGCTCTTCGTGTTCCGCCCCCTGCAGGACGCCGACGTCAGGGAGTTCCTGGAGAAGATCGTGAAGGAGGAGGGGCTGGAGGTCGACAGCGACGCCATGGACACCCTCGTCTACATCTCGCGCGGCGATATGCGCCGGGCGGTCAACACCCTGCAGACCGCCGCCTCCATGGGTAGCAGGATCGATGCCGAGATCATCTCGAAGGTGTCCGGCTCCGCTAATGAGGCCGATATCACCGAGATCGTCACCTCCGCGCTCGACGGGAAGTTCGTCGATGCGAGGAACAAGATGGACACGGTGATGATCGAGTACGGCCTCTCCGGGCAGGAGATCATCAAGCAGATCCACGGCTCCGTCCTCAAGCTGCCGCTCGAGATGAGGGACAAGGTCCGCTTGATCGACAGGATCGGGGAGATAGAGTTCAGGCTCATCGAGGGGTCCAACGAGCGCATACAGCTCGAGGCCCTCCTGGCCTACCTAGTCATGGCCGGCGGGAAGGCATGAGGCGTCCCTGCGAGCATCCATCTACAGCATTCCTCTTGCCTGGCACATATGTCTGAGTTCAATCTTGACGGATTCGGCCCTGACGGCCCCGACAGGATCCTGGTGCTTGATACCGAGACCACCGGCCTGGACGGAGGCCCCGACGGCCCCGGCGATTCCGCCCACCGCGACCTGGTGGTAGATATCGGGATCTGCGAGGCATGCCTGTCGACGGGAGAGGTCAGGGAGGTCTACTCATCGATCGTCGGTTACGACACCGACGAATGGCCTGACTCCCTGAGGAACTCATGGATCTTCCAGAACACCGACCTCACCGTGGAGGCCGTCCGCGATGCGGAGCCGTTCGGAGCGGTCAGGAAGCAGGTGGCCGCCAAAATCCGCGGGAGGTGGCTGACTACCTACAATGTCCGCTTCGACCTCGACAAGTTCCTCTACAGGGACCCATGGGACTTCAGGGGGATGTTCAACGAGTGCAGGGACATCATGTTCTCGGCGGCGGACGCTTTCAAGATCCCCTTGCCCGATGCCCGGCTCGAGACGGAGTTCCAGAAGTACGCATATCCGAAACTGGACTATTCGTATGCGAAGCTGTTCCCGGATTCCGACCCTGCCGGCATCATGGGGGTCCAGGACCACCGCGCCCTGTCGGATGCCAAGGTGGCGTCGTACGTGATGCTCAAGCTGCATTCCGAGGGGCTCTACAGCCCTATGGACATGCGCGGACGCTACTGCTGATCCGAGCCTCACTCGTCCTCGACATCCTCGGAGGAGAGCTTCTCGGCCTCCTTCCTGAAGTTCCGGTCAAGGATGACCCTTATCCACCCGTCGAACGCATCGGTTATCCTGTCCAGTTTCTTCCCCCTGAGGATCAGGAACGTCACGATGAACCATGCTATCGCGGCGGCGATGATTATCAGCCACTGCTCGAGCGGGAACATGAAGAGCGAGGTCACCCTGATGCAGATCATCGGCACGAAGCAGAGCGCGGCGAGCAGGAAGAGCATGAGGACGGCCAGGACCTGGGGCTTCCTGTCGGTCGTGGGCTCCCCGTCGACGGAGAGCTTCCTGCACACGGGGAAGAGGAGGAACGTCTGCATTATGCCGGCGACTATGAGGAAATAGACCATGGCGCTGGAGGACACCGCGTGCTCCCAGCTGCTGTCGTCCTGCTTTATCTCCAGCTTGTCCAGCAGGGCGTCCCTGGTGAGGTCCACCGAGTCCATCATGTCCGCGACGGCGCTCTCGAACCCGGAGCTGCCGACGAACCCGCACCATCCGAAGTAGCAGTAGATGAACAGCGCGAAGACCGTCGTCGTCACGGCCGTCGGCAGGACATAGCGTATGACCTTTGGCAGGACCAGGTCCCGGTTGTCGGACGGCTTGGCCCAGATGGTCATGAAGAAGGCCATGATTGAGACGGTCAGCAGGGCGTAGAGGGTGTTCTGTATCGGCAGCATCGGCGTCCTGTTGAGGCAGATCAGCAGCACCAGGACGATGAAGGCCAGCGTGAAGTTCCTCATCAGGTAGAGCCTGAGGATGTCCCTCATGCCGGTGACCACCCTCTTCCCCTCGACGATTGCCTGGGGAAGGGCCCTGAAGTTGTCGTTCATCAGCACCATGTCGGCGACGCTGCGGGCCGCCCCGCTCCCGCTCTGGACGGCGACCCCGACCTGGGCCTTCTTGATGGAGCGGACGTCGTTGATCCCGTCCCCGACCATGGCCACGTACCTGCCCTGGCGCCTCAGGGAGTCCACCACCTGCTCCTTCTGTTCGGGGCGCATGCGCCCGAAGATGTTGGTCTCGAGAGCAGTTTTATCGAAATCCTCGGGGGACATGGCGGCGAGCTTCTCGCCGGAGATTATCTTCCTCTCGCCGGGGATCTCCGCGATCTTGAAGATGGCGTCCACGGTCTCCGGGTCGTCGCCCGAGATGACCTTGATGTCGATGCCGGCCTCGGTGAACGATTGTATGATCTCCTTGCAGTCCGGGCGGACCTCGTCGGAGATGGAGACCACGGCGATGACCTCGAGGGAATCCGGCAGCGATATGTCGTCGCCCTCATGCAGCTTCCCGCCGTGCCCGGAGAAGAACACCACGGACCTGAGCCCCCTGCCGGCGAGCGCGGACAGCCTCTCCTCGATGCCCTCGGGGTTGGAGGCGCGGTCCCTGAGGAACGGCCAGGCACCGACGACGACGGTGTCGTAAGAATCCCCGTTCCTCACCCTCACGGCGCTGAACTTCCTGTCCGAGGAGAACTGGACCTCATCGTCGAGCTGGCATTCCGTCTTCCCGAACTTCTCCTCCACGGCGATGACCGTTTTGTTCCTGCTCCCGGTGGAGGATACGAACTCCCGGATGAGGCGGTCGGTGCCCTCGCGGTCGGGCGATATGTACTCTATGCCGTCGAAAACGAGGCGGTTGGTGGTTATGGTCCCGGTCTTGTCCATGCAGACGGTGTCCACATGGCTCATGCTCTCGACGGAACTGGAGTTCTGAAGCAGGACGCCGGTGTCCGCCATCCGCACGGACGCGATCATGTAGTTCAGCGTGATGAGCAGGAAAAGGGCTATGGGCACGATGTCCAGGATGATGACGGCCGACCTGAGGGAGTCGACCACGTCGTTGTCCCTGAAGAAGGACAGGATGAGCTCCACGAAGAGCAGGATGAACGCCAGCGCCATGAGGAACTCGGTGACGGTGTTGGTCTCGATCTGCAGCGGGGTCTTCTTCTTCTCGAACTTCTTGGCCGCGCGGGTCATCTTGGACGAGAAGGTCCCGGCGCCTACCTTGGTGACCTCGTACCAGCATTCGCCGGTGACGCAGTATGAACCAGAGAGCACCTCGTCGCCGACATGCTTCCTGCGGGTGCTGGACTCCCCGGTGAGCAGGGACTCGTCCATCTCCATCATGCGCTCTTCTGCGACGGTCCCGTCGACCTGCGCCTGGTCCCCGGGCCCCATGTGGACGATGTCGCCGATGACGATCTCGGAACGGTCGACGGTCTTCTCGGCGCCGTCCCTGAGGACGGTGACCGTCGGGCGCATCAGGACCGCGATCTTGTCCAGGCGGTGCTTGGCGCGCATCTCCTGGACGGTGGAGACCAGGACGTTGAAGGCGATGATGCCGACGGCCGCCACGGAATTGATGTAGTCGGGCTTCTCCGGCAGGACGATCAGGAGGGCGCCCAGGACGAACAGGATGATGTTGAAGGGGGTGATGAGGTTCTGGAGGAAGATGGAGAGGTAGCTCCTGCTCCCTTTCTCCTTCTCGTTGTTGCCCTGTCCCGCCTTCCTTCTTCTGGCTGCCTCCTCAGAGGTCAGACCGTTCGGCCGCATGCGTCGATGAAGTCACGAAAGGTTCTTAATATGTTCGCATGCGGGCGCATATAATAGAGGGAGGAGGCGGGGCCCCCCTCAGCGGAGCATCTCGCGCGCCCGCTCCGCGATCGCCTCCATCGGGAGCGGGTCGAACTCCTCGGTCCTCCCCTGTGCCAGCCACTGTATGAAGCACTTCACGCGGTGGCCGGGGTACACGCTCTCGGCGACATGCGCGTAGACGCTCACCTGCATCCTGTACTCCCCGGCGCTGCCTGCGCCTGCGTCGCTCTTCCAGTCGTGGACCTCCACCGTTTGCCCGTCGAAGGCTATGAGGTCCATGGTGCCCATGAGGGTCGCCCGCATCCCCTGGGAGTCCAGGGGGAGGGAGCAGTCGATCTCCGCCTGGATCTCCATGCCCCTGCTCTTTATGCCGTCGATTATCTTCCTGGCGGCCGCCGTCTCCGGGTACTTCTCGAAGACGTCCTGCCCGACCTCCAGCCCATCGGCCATCATCTCGATGTACTTGTGGACGGCCGTCCCGTAGGCCATCCCGCCTCCGGACCTCTTCGCGCCGTCCGCTCCGTCGGATACCGGGACGTCCGTCCCGGCGACGGTCCTGAGTATGTCGTGCACGGGGACGATGAGGCGCCTCTGCCTCATCTCCGGGACGGCCGGCATCTCCGCCGGGACGGGAGGCCCGCGCACGGGGGCCGGGGCGGAGCCTTCCTCCAGGGACCTGGCCGCCGTGGCGGTCCCGGACCCGATCATGCCTTCCAGGAACTTCGAGTTGGAGCCTATGACCGTGACGTACTGCATCGCGCGGGAGACCGCGACGAAGAACAGCCTGCGCTCCTCGCCGTAATCTTTGGTCTGGCACTTCTTCATCAGGAAGGTCTTCCATGAGTCCTCGATGAGCATCGAGCCGTTGGATTCCTCGATGCATCTGCCGCACCTGATGCCGAGCAGCGGGCTGTACGTGAACATCGAATCGTCCCCGCGGGTGCTGGGGAAGGTGCCCCTGTTCACGTACGGGATGATCACGATGGGATATTCCAGGCCCTTGGACTTGTGCATGGTCTGGATCGTCACCGCGTCCTCGCCCTGGACCCCGTCGACAGGATACGTGGTCCCGTTCTTGATGCCGTCCTCGATGAGCCCGATGACGTCGGAGATGGTCATGAGCGAGCCCTCGTGGCTTCTGGATATGACGGTGGTCAGCGCCTGGGTCATATCGTTGTTCAGGCCGTAGAAGGAGAAGACCGCTGAGATGAGGTCGGTTATGCGCCTCCTCTTCCCGAGGAGCATCCTCCTCTTGTCGCGGTATCCCGCCATGGCCTCCGCGGCCTCGGGGCTCCTCGTCTCGCCTTCCCCGAGGCGCCCGATCATGGAGGTTATGTCGCGGGCGGAGTAGCCGTCGAAGGCGAGCACCGCCCCGATGCCCCATCTGTCCTCCGGATCGTTGATGTACCTGAGCCAGGCGAGGAGGATCTTCCCCTCTTCCGTGGACATGATCTCCATCTCCCCCTGCAGGAACGCCGGGATCCCGCGCTCCCTGCACATCCTGTAGACTTCGCGGCATCCGGAGGATGTCCTGCAGAGGACGGCGATGTCCCGGTAGCTCGCGGGGCGCAGGATGCGAGTCTTCCCCTGCCTGACGCGGACCATGGTGCTCCCGTTCGTGTACCCGATGATGCGTTCGACGGTCTCCTTCCCGCTGTCGCCGCTCACGGCGTATTCAACGCGGGAATATTTCCTGGATTCATCATCATCCCAATCCGGCCTTATCTTCGTGATCCCCTCCGTATCGGGCCGGTCTTCTTTGCTGGCGGCCAGGCTCAGGGTCGCGAACGCCGCGTCTATGACCGCGGCCGAGCTGCGGTAGCTGACCAGCAGAGGGCGGGTCCTGACCTCCCCTATATCGAAGGCCACCCTCCCGTGCTTCCCGTCGTCGAGGAACTCCCTGTATTTCCTCAGGCGCTCCCCGAACTTCCTTATGTTCTCGATGCTGACGTACCTGAACCCGTAGATCCCCTGCTTCCAGTCGCCGACGGCGCAGAGGTTAGGCTCTTTCAGGGACATCATGGAGATCATAAGCTGGTTCCCGTTGGTGTCCTGGAACTCGTCCACGATGAGGTACCTGCAGCGCATCCTCTCCCGGGTCTCGGAGTCGCTGTACAGGACGGCGAAGGCGAAGACGGAGGCGAGCCCGAAGGTCAGGCGGTCCTCCGCGCACGACCTGCGGATGAACTCGTAGTAAACGTCGTGCACGGCGCGGATGAGCTCGGACCTGTCGTCGGCGGCCGCCAGCGGGATGAGCGTTGCGATATCGAAGCCGCTCCCTCCGGGGG
Coding sequences within:
- a CDS encoding replication factor C small subunit gives rise to the protein MNEMWTEKYRPKTLDEVVGQKDVTTRLKGYVQSGNMSHLMFAGTPGTGKTTCALALARELFGDNWKGNFLELNASDDRGIEVVRGKIKDFARVAPLEGASFKIIFLDESDSLTTDAQGALRRTMEKYSRTCRFILSCNYASKIIAPIQSRCALFVFRPLQDADVREFLEKIVKEEGLEVDSDAMDTLVYISRGDMRRAVNTLQTAASMGSRIDAEIISKVSGSANEADITEIVTSALDGKFVDARNKMDTVMIEYGLSGQEIIKQIHGSVLKLPLEMRDKVRLIDRIGEIEFRLIEGSNERIQLEALLAYLVMAGGKA
- a CDS encoding HAD-IC family P-type ATPase, which encodes MRPNGLTSEEAARRRKAGQGNNEKEKGSRSYLSIFLQNLITPFNIILFVLGALLIVLPEKPDYINSVAAVGIIAFNVLVSTVQEMRAKHRLDKIAVLMRPTVTVLRDGAEKTVDRSEIVIGDIVHMGPGDQAQVDGTVAEERMMEMDESLLTGESSTRRKHVGDEVLSGSYCVTGECWYEVTKVGAGTFSSKMTRAAKKFEKKKTPLQIETNTVTEFLMALAFILLFVELILSFFRDNDVVDSLRSAVIILDIVPIALFLLITLNYMIASVRMADTGVLLQNSSSVESMSHVDTVCMDKTGTITTNRLVFDGIEYISPDREGTDRLIREFVSSTGSRNKTVIAVEEKFGKTECQLDDEVQFSSDRKFSAVRVRNGDSYDTVVVGAWPFLRDRASNPEGIEERLSALAGRGLRSVVFFSGHGGKLHEGDDISLPDSLEVIAVVSISDEVRPDCKEIIQSFTEAGIDIKVISGDDPETVDAIFKIAEIPGERKIISGEKLAAMSPEDFDKTALETNIFGRMRPEQKEQVVDSLRRQGRYVAMVGDGINDVRSIKKAQVGVAVQSGSGAARSVADMVLMNDNFRALPQAIVEGKRVVTGMRDILRLYLMRNFTLAFIVLVLLICLNRTPMLPIQNTLYALLTVSIMAFFMTIWAKPSDNRDLVLPKVIRYVLPTAVTTTVFALFIYCYFGWCGFVGSSGFESAVADMMDSVDLTRDALLDKLEIKQDDSSWEHAVSSSAMVYFLIVAGIMQTFLLFPVCRKLSVDGEPTTDRKPQVLAVLMLFLLAALCFVPMICIRVTSLFMFPLEQWLIIIAAAIAWFIVTFLILRGKKLDRITDAFDGWIRVILDRNFRKEAEKLSSEDVEDE
- a CDS encoding UvrD-helicase domain-containing protein codes for the protein MKLDESQEKIANETDGLTVVDAGPGTGKTHTVIARCLNILRRKDIGPSDVMMLTFTRNAAAEMRERLSSEIDSMFAGKEIGAAEHTRLKTLANGMRIQTFDSYCLAVVKAAPSAVGKFFRCGERLTSNASITENDALNARFFGRILDRFLDENGASYPRTAPLMAADPEGVYRLICKLMARGTMPLSPARAEPDGIGRWFSADGDRDLIGDVEKASKLDPGSIESKDRERFGRMPSAAPGGSGFDIATLIPLAAADDRSELIRAVHDVYYEFIRRSCAEDRLTFGLASVFAFAVLYSDSETRERMRCRYLIVDEFQDTNGNQLMISMMSLKEPNLCAVGDWKQGIYGFRYVSIENIRKFGERLRKYREFLDDGKHGRVAFDIGEVRTRPLLVSYRSSAAVIDAAFATLSLAASKEDRPDTEGITKIRPDWDDDESRKYSRVEYAVSGDSGKETVERIIGYTNGSTMVRVRQGKTRILRPASYRDIAVLCRTSSGCREVYRMCRERGIPAFLQGEMEIMSTEEGKILLAWLRYINDPEDRWGIGAVLAFDGYSARDITSMIGRLGEGETRSPEAAEAMAGYRDKRRMLLGKRRRITDLISAVFSFYGLNNDMTQALTTVISRSHEGSLMTISDVIGLIEDGIKNGTTYPVDGVQGEDAVTIQTMHKSKGLEYPIVIIPYVNRGTFPSTRGDDSMFTYSPLLGIRCGRCIEESNGSMLIEDSWKTFLMKKCQTKDYGEERRLFFVAVSRAMQYVTVIGSNSKFLEGMIGSGTATAARSLEEGSAPAPVRGPPVPAEMPAVPEMRQRRLIVPVHDILRTVAGTDVPVSDGADGAKRSGGGMAYGTAVHKYIEMMADGLEVGQDVFEKYPETAAARKIIDGIKSRGMEIQAEIDCSLPLDSQGMRATLMGTMDLIAFDGQTVEVHDWKSDAGAGSAGEYRMQVSVYAHVAESVYPGHRVKCFIQWLAQGRTEEFDPLPMEAIAERAREMLR